The Planococcus sp. MSAK28401 genome window below encodes:
- a CDS encoding MepB family protein, producing MNDFYRALSYVNELIYKPTNLILKSVQEEKQNAKYGAGRFQLSSTTVRFRVANITPTKTGQFVAFWEKDENTNNQPYSYAEAPDLLVITTFKSDSEFGPICFPKRSSSHSKHS from the coding sequence GTGAACGATTTTTATAGAGCATTGAGCTATGTGAATGAATTAATCTACAAACCAACTAATTTAATTTTAAAATCGGTTCAAGAAGAAAAACAAAACGCTAAGTATGGTGCAGGTAGATTTCAATTATCTTCTACAACAGTTCGATTCAGAGTGGCGAACATTACACCTACGAAAACAGGACAGTTTGTTGCATTTTGGGAGAAAGATGAAAACACCAATAATCAGCCCTATTCCTATGCGGAAGCCCCGGATTTATTAGTTATAACTACGTTTAAAAGTGATAGTGAGTTTGGGCCAATTTGTTTTCCCAAAAGAAGTTCTTCTCACTCAAAACATTCTTAA
- a CDS encoding MepB family protein: MAIRVYPSWDIPTSKQAVKTQEWQLPLLC; this comes from the coding sequence ATGGCAATAAGAGTATATCCAAGTTGGGATATTCCGACCAGCAAGCAAGCAGTGAAAACACAAGAATGGCAGTTGCCCTTACTTTGTTGA
- a CDS encoding sortase, whose protein sequence is MIKEGLYFRSEGNEASRYWLLLMGFLVVSYAVYELVQGSAEVDKELIAAKQMIEENKELTAGKQKSVEGSEKGEEEADLLPDFQMEVGDNAGVIEIDSVKIEAPIISGTDEGSLRKGVGHMPSTKLPGQNDQILLAGHRDTVFEPLEGIEEDDLIKITMPYGTYEYRVIGTDVVKGTDTSIIQSRNKEELVLVTCYPFQLFGAASDRFIVYAVPII, encoded by the coding sequence TTGATTAAAGAGGGCCTTTATTTTAGGAGTGAGGGCAATGAAGCGAGCAGGTATTGGCTTTTATTAATGGGCTTCTTAGTTGTTAGTTATGCCGTGTATGAATTAGTTCAAGGCAGTGCGGAGGTCGACAAAGAACTCATCGCTGCAAAGCAGATGATTGAAGAAAATAAAGAATTAACTGCTGGAAAGCAGAAGTCCGTAGAAGGCTCAGAAAAAGGAGAAGAGGAAGCCGATCTTCTTCCAGATTTTCAGATGGAGGTAGGGGACAATGCTGGTGTAATTGAAATTGACTCCGTTAAGATTGAGGCACCAATCATTTCTGGAACAGATGAAGGGTCACTACGTAAGGGGGTAGGTCATATGCCGTCTACCAAGCTTCCTGGACAGAACGATCAAATTTTATTAGCCGGGCATCGAGACACCGTTTTTGAGCCTTTGGAGGGCATTGAAGAAGATGATTTGATTAAAATTACTATGCCATATGGAACGTACGAATATAGAGTGATTGGAACAGATGTAGTGAAAGGTACTGATACATCCATTATCCAATCAAGAAATAAGGAAGAGCTGGTTTTGGTAACCTGTTATCCGTTTCAACTATTCGGTGCTGCATCTGACCGTTTTATTGTCTATGCAGTGCCTATTATCTAA
- a CDS encoding MucBP domain-containing protein, whose translation MDYTSNPKEIEGYKLVEQPENADGTFTEDSQTVTYVYEKIMSNPVPTEPQPQPDHPEPDQPVQDKLPQTATNTFNIMIIGGLMMIIGVIMLLVWNKRRKTLEIM comes from the coding sequence GTGGACTATACATCCAACCCGAAAGAGATTGAAGGGTACAAGCTTGTCGAGCAGCCAGAGAACGCAGACGGTACATTCACAGAAGACTCACAAACTGTGACCTATGTGTATGAAAAAATTATGTCTAATCCAGTACCAACAGAGCCACAACCACAACCCGACCACCCTGAGCCAGATCAACCGGTTCAAGATAAATTGCCACAAACAGCAACGAATACGTTCAATATAATGATTATTGGCGGACTCATGATGATTATCGGAGTGATCATGTTGCTAGTGTGGAACAAACGTCGTAAGACACTGGAAATAATGTAA
- a CDS encoding MucBP domain-containing protein produces the protein MGTIVVVHVDEEGNELLAAETVTGAIGSPYTTEAATIAGYELVQTPGNAAGSFTGEQQIVTYVYAPVETEVPTGTVLVEYVNEQGESLVTRDSLTGEVNSPYSTQPVQIEGYELIATPENATGVFTEGTQVVTYVYALIPEEPVETQGAIVVQFVDEAGNALTDSQAYTGVVGAAYSTDPAAIEGYELIVTPENASGIYTTDTQTITYVYSKIAVEPQSGIVNVIFVDEDGNPLAGPQMMSGVIGEAYSTSPATIDGYELVITPDNANGTFKEAPQTVVYVYSSTEVPVEMGEVTIQHVDQDGNPIADSEKLTGEVGSDYTSNPKEIEGYKLVEQPENADGTFTEDSQTVTYVYEKIKDTPMSGEVKIIHVDQDGNPIADSEKLTGEVGSDYTSNPKEIEGYKLVEQPENADGTFTEDSQTVTYVYEKIKDTPMSGEVKIIHVDQDGNPIADSEKLTGEVGSDYTSNPKEIEGYKLVEQPENADGTFTEDSQTVTYVYEKIKDTPTSGEVKIIHVDQDGNPIADSEKLTGEVGSGLYIQPERD, from the coding sequence ATGGGTACAATTGTTGTCGTACATGTAGATGAAGAAGGCAATGAGTTGTTAGCAGCTGAGACTGTGACAGGAGCAATTGGTTCACCGTACACTACGGAGGCAGCAACAATCGCTGGTTACGAATTAGTTCAAACACCAGGAAATGCAGCTGGTTCGTTTACAGGTGAACAACAGATTGTTACGTATGTCTATGCACCTGTTGAAACAGAAGTACCTACTGGAACCGTACTTGTTGAATATGTTAATGAACAGGGAGAGTCGCTGGTAACACGCGATTCGTTAACAGGTGAAGTCAATTCGCCATATTCAACTCAACCAGTTCAAATTGAAGGATACGAATTAATTGCAACACCAGAAAATGCAACAGGGGTATTTACAGAAGGAACACAGGTTGTTACTTATGTTTATGCACTAATTCCGGAAGAGCCGGTTGAGACACAAGGAGCGATTGTGGTTCAATTTGTCGATGAGGCCGGTAATGCTTTGACAGATTCACAGGCATATACAGGAGTGGTAGGTGCAGCTTATAGTACTGATCCTGCTGCAATTGAAGGATATGAGCTGATTGTGACTCCTGAAAATGCCTCAGGAATCTATACTACAGATACTCAAACAATCACTTACGTATATTCGAAGATCGCTGTAGAACCACAGAGTGGCATCGTAAACGTTATATTTGTTGATGAGGATGGTAATCCATTAGCTGGCCCACAAATGATGTCAGGCGTGATTGGCGAGGCTTACAGTACATCTCCTGCCACGATCGATGGCTACGAGCTTGTTATTACACCTGACAATGCAAATGGAACGTTTAAAGAAGCACCGCAGACAGTGGTTTATGTTTACAGTTCGACAGAAGTACCTGTGGAAATGGGAGAAGTAACAATTCAACATGTCGATCAAGATGGAAACCCGATCGCAGACTCTGAAAAGCTAACAGGTGAAGTAGGAAGTGACTACACATCCAACCCGAAAGAAATTGAAGGATACAAACTTGTCGAGCAGCCAGAGAACGCAGACGGTACATTCACAGAGGACTCACAAACCGTGACCTATGTGTATGAAAAAATCAAAGATACGCCAATGTCAGGCGAAGTGAAAATCATTCACGTTGACCAAGACGGAAACCCGATCGCAGATTCTGAAAAGCTAACAGGTGAAGTAGGAAGTGACTACACATCCAACCCGAAAGAAATTGAAGGATACAAACTTGTCGAGCAGCCAGAGAACGCAGACGGTACATTCACAGAAGACTCACAAACCGTGACCTATGTGTATGAAAAAATCAAAGATACGCCAATGTCAGGCGAAGTGAAAATCATTCACGTTGACCAAGACGGAAACCCGATCGCAGATTCTGAAAAGCTAACAGGTGAAGTAGGAAGTGACTATACATCCAACCCGAAAGAGATTGAAGGGTACAAGCTTGTCGAGCAGCCAGAGAACGCAGACGGTACATTCACAGAAGACTCACAAACCGTGACCTATGTGTATGAAAAAATCAAAGATACGCCAACGTCAGGCGAAGTGAAAATCATTCACGTTGACCAAGACGGGAACCCGATCGCAGATTCTGAAAAGCTAACAGGTGAAGTAGGAAGTGGACTATACATCCAACCCGAAAGAGATTGA